The following coding sequences lie in one Xylocopa sonorina isolate GNS202 chromosome 7, iyXylSono1_principal, whole genome shotgun sequence genomic window:
- the Dap160 gene encoding dynamin associated protein 160 isoform X1, which translates to MATPQTPGMDPWVIQPRERARYREQFDSLKPINGVVTGEQAKEFLLKSQLPPVILGQIWALSDTDADGKMDINEFSIACKLINLKLRGFEIPKALPPTLVQSLKSLSASDSNLTSLTNGAANTQPQSNVASLVNLSGSSPVPVQPLIGGMPMTGSVPRPLIGPPPANGPLPGHAIRPVSPMTLPASRQSRQNVAATTHATTHTASKPPARPAPPSVGIVPSTSTTTTTTITTTPSGGPPQRPAPPTSIGANFSPATSGPPPKPAPPSFPNSPVAAGISPVKVAPVSATAVPSVQPVQPMTTSAIDILDLEFSGMSVVAPIVPLNTNPTPIAAFGMGQTMPMQPLCTGMVASVTGASTMVPSIAPMPAGTGAVSTPPVVGLPLVSATATSGALVNGVIAQTPVSTSTPLSTTARPPSIDRVGSVDSQHSQHSVGSPQSVEWAVPHQTKLKYTQLFNTWDRTRSGFLSGPQARNIMVQSQLPQQVLAQIWALADLDSDGRLSCDEFVLAMHLCDIAKTGEKIPTALPIELIPPAFRRQRQSSLTLSQTGTENVDPSAGMPQTSFEDKRKENFEKGQAELERRRKALLEIQRKEQEERERKEREEAEKQEKIRLEQERRRQAEIEKQIQRQKEIEQEKEEQRKRVQEQREAARKEMERQRQLEWEKQKSKELQAQRQKEQDILLKLKARNQTLTIELGTLNDKVKELSQKICDTRVGVSGVKTTIDGMRSTRDAQLQEMAALKNKLREQNQRLLALSQEKARIEAKNKLNTAMESAGQEAIKMAFDNKQITLKQMKDKIADLQQQIDAKMADIENNNGQLQDIKTQMENLVTDCKNLYVTFEDKKLKVLELRASGGTVAGTDYTSAWGDSAWNEAPATINESAWPVSDTTTANAVEETTPGVMKYRALYEFVARNQDEISFQPGDIILVPPVQNAEPGWMAGEIRGHTGWFPESYVEPVDVGNANDNAFIQQDSVEKRTLEGIAEVPENVSDAGSLGDEPPPVVPIVPTLGLGVTCDLQVTTLYHYRPTMEQHLPFEKGDIIKVDEQQGDWWYGTSTNGAKGWFPKSYVKEITANQTAIVDGLNEYYVALYPYTSAEAGDLTFNQGEVILVTKKEGDWWTGTIGDRNGIFPANYVEKCDGPDQGISVTTNEPETVTTVTTIADTIMSNHETAATVAQTILQTEKTAEQIEDERAAAEDRAELPDFTAMAAQQRGRKPEIVQVIAPYQATSSEQLDLQKGQLIMIRKKTDSGWWEGELQARGKKRQIGWFPASYVKPLTSSSNRSTPVSHGYQDSPTDPNVERVMALYPYQAQNEDELSFEKGDVITVIAKDEQQWWKGELNGVSGVFPSNYVSPMSNEMTTDLLMAGLDPMERKRQGYILELISTEQAYIEDMRLVHEVFEKPLIESLVLSMDEVDKIFVNWRDIIACNDNFLRTLRIRRDNSEGGIVRMIGDILCENIPRMSAYIRFCSCQISAALYLQRLTETVPEFVKVAHTCQQDPRTKGMPLSSFLIKPMQRITKYPLIINKILEHTPVTHPDRQYLQEALAKAEEFCTQVNEGVREKENSDRLEWLQTHVACDGLEEQLIFNSLTNSLGPRKLLHFGILHKAKSGKELVGFLTNDFLLFAQPTVTKKFFSSGQQFSFERNEHQKFKMYRKPIFLNELSLLGDSDTNGNLNLSFGETADNSTKILRLRDQKKPIILLAPSPSECSLWVRRITEARKIFMENEKTRLQRQRSKQAQFGACGRILVTVFEGFNLKTIPGKCNTFCKVSMGSQEERTGVVSGTDCPLWDASMQFQVKDLLEDTLCITVFDKGYYSPDEFLGRAEIRVADIMRDSRDSCGPIQKRIRLHEVEKGTVVLKLDLRLFGNR; encoded by the exons ATGGCCACCCCTCAAACTCCAG GTATGGATCCTTGGGTAATTCAACCCAGGGAACGTGCGAGATACAGAGAGCAATTTGATTCTCTGAAACCAATCAATGGCGTTGTTACTGGGGAGCAAGCGAAAGAATTTTTACTTAAATCTCAACTTCCACCTGTCATTCTTGGACAAATATG GGCTTTATCGGATACAGATGCAGATGGAAAGATGGACATAAATGAATTTAGTATTGCATGTAAACTAATCAATTTAAAGTTACGTGGTTTCGAGATTCCTAAAGCTTTGCCACCGACTTTAGTGCAGAGTTTAAAGTCACTTTCTGCCA GCGATAGTAATCTTACAAGCTTAACAAACGGAGCTGCAAATACTCAACCTCAGAGTAATGTTGCTTCCTTAGTAAATTTATCTGGTTCGTCACCAGTTCCAGTGCAACCTTTAATTGGTGGAATGCCTATGACTGGATCTGTTCCACGTCCTCTTATAGGTCCTCCACCTGCAAATGGACCACTACCAGGACATGCTATTAGACCTGTTTCACCAATGACTTTACCAG CATCACGACAAAGTAGACAGAATGTGGCTGCCACTACACATGCCACAACTCACACAGCATCAAAGCCACCCGCTCGACCTGCACCACCCTCTGTGG GAATCGTGCCTTCTACAAGTACTACCACTACCACTACCATTACCACTACTCCTAGTGGTGGTCCTCCTCAAAGACCTGCACCACCCACAAGTATTG GAGCAAATTTTTCACCGGCAACCAGTGGTCCACCGCCAAAACCAGCACCGCCTTCTTTTCCCAATAGTCCTGTTGCTGCTGGAATTTCACCAGTGAAAGTTGCACCTGTTTCTGCCACGGCTGTTCCTTCAGTTCAGCCTGTTCAACCAATGACTACATCTGCCATAG ATATACTTGATCTTGAGTTTTCAG GTATGTCTGTGGTAGCACCAATTGTACCATTAAATACAAATCCAACGCCAATTGCTGCGTTTGGTATGGGACAAACAATGCCTATGCAACCATTGTGTACTGGTATGGTTGCTTCGGTAACAGGTGCTTCTACTATGGTACCATCTATTGCACCTATGCCTGCTG GAACTGGGGCAGTATCAACTCCACCAGTAGTAGGTTTACCTTTAGTGTCAGCAACTGCAACAAGTGGTGCTTTAGTAAATGGCGTGATTGCTCAAACACCTGTATCCACAAGCACGCCGTTAAGTACAACAGCGCGTCCACCAAGTATAGATAGGGTGGGCTCGGTTGATTCGCAACATAGTCAGCATTCAGTAGGTTCTCCACAATCTGTAGAATGGGCTGTGCCTCATCAGACAAAATTGAAATATACTCAATTGTTCAATACCTGGGATAGGACACGGTCCGGGTTTCTGTCCGGTCCCCAGGCTAGAAATATTATGGTGCAGTCACAGTTACCACAACAAGTATTGGCTCAGATATG GGCGTTAGCGGATTTGGATTCCGATGGTCGTTTGAGCTGTGACGAATTTGTATTGGCGATGCATTTATGTGACATAGCTAAAACTGGCGAGAAGATACCTACTGCGCTTCCAATTGAACTTATTCCACCAGCTTTCAGACGTCAACGACAGAGTAGTTTAACGCTTTCTCAAACTGGTACGGAAAATGTAGATCCATCAGCTGGTATGCCTCAG ACTTCCTTTGAAGACAAGCGTAAAGAGAACTTTGAAAAGGGGCAAGCGGAATTGGAGCGGAGACGCAAGGCTTTATTAGAAATTCAACGTAAGGAGCAAGAAGAACGTGAacgaaaagaaagagaagaggCGGAGAAACAAGAAAAAATTAG GTTGGAGCAAGAAAGACGCAGACAAGCAGAAATTGAGAAACAAATACAAAGGCAAAAAGAGATTGAACAGGAGAAAGAAGAACAACGAAAGCGCGTTCAGGAACAAAGAGAAGCGGCACGAAA AGAAATGGAAAGGCAACGGCAATTAGAATGGGAAAAACAAAAGTCAAAGGAACTTCAGGCTCAGAGGCAAAAGGAACAGGATATTTTACTTAAATTAAAAGCAAGAAATCAAACATTAACGATTGAATTAGGAACTCTT AACGACAAGGTGAAGGAATTATCACAAAAAATTTGTGACACTCGAGTGGGTGTATCTGGAGTAAAAACAACGATTGATGGAATGCGATCTACGCGTGATGCACAATTACAAGAAATGGCTGCGTTAAAGAACAAACTTCGAGAACAAAACCAAAGATTACTGGCGTTGAGCCAAGAAAAAGCTCGCATCGAAGCAAAGAATAAGCTAAATACAGCTATGGAATCAGCTGGCCAAGAAGCTATAAAAATGGCGTTCGATAATAAGCAAATTACATTGAAACAAATGAAGGATAAAATTGCTGATTTACAACAACAG ATTGATGCTAAGATGGCTGATATAGAAAACAATAATGGTCAACTCCAAGATATTAAAACTCAGATGGAAAATTTAGTGACCGATTGCAAGAATCTTTATGTGACCTTCGAGGATAAAAAATTAAAGGTCTTGGAACTTCGAGCAAGTGGTGGTACTGTTGCTGGTACAGATTACACTTCTGCATGGGGCGACAGTGCGTGGAATGAGGCTCCAGCAACGATTAACGAGTCTGCTTGGCCTGTCAGTGATACTACCACAGCTAACGCTGTAGAAGAAACCACTCCGGGAGTCATGAAATACAGAGCCTTATATGAATTTGTAGCTAGAAatcaagatgagatatcgtTTCAACCAGGCGATATTATCTTG GTACCACCCGTCCAAAACGCAGAACCAGGATGGATGGCTGGCGAAATTCGCGGTCACACTGGTTGGTTCCCCGAATCTTATGTAGAACCAGTGGATGTTGGAAACGCGAATGATAATGCTTTTATACAACAGGACAGCGTGGAGAAGAGAACGTTAGA GGGAATTGCTGAGGTTCCTGAAAATGTATCTGACGCAGGATCGCTGGGTGATGAACCGCCTCCTGTCGTACCTATCGTACCCACCCTTGGGTTAGGTGTAACTTGTGATTTACAAGTAACAACTTTGTACCATTATCGTCCTACGATGGAGCAACACCTTCCTTTCGAAAAGGGTGATATTATTAAAGTCGATGAGCAACAA GGTGATTGGTGGTACGGCACGTCCACCAATGGAGCCAAGGGTTGGTTTCCCAAATCTTATGTAAAAGAAATTACTGCCAATCAAACCGCAATTGTCGATGGTCTCAACGAATACTATGTAGCTTTGTATCCGTATACCTCTGCCGAAGCTGGAGACTTAACTTTTAATCAAGGCGAAGTTATATTAGTCACGAAGAAGGAGGGCGATTGGTGGACGGGTACTATAGGAGATAGGAACGGAATTTTCCCTGCCAATTATGTAGAGAAATGTGATGGTCCAGATCAG GGTATCTCTGTAACTACTAACGAGCCTGAAACAGTCACAACTGTTACAACGATTGCGGATACAATCATGAGTAATCATGAAACAGCTGCCACAGTTGCCCAGACTATCTTG CAAACAGAGAAAACTGCTGAACAGATCGAAGATGAAAGAGCAGCCGCGGAGGATAGAGCAGAATTGCCAGATTTTACCGCAATGGCTGCCCAGCAG AGAGGTAGAAAACCTGAAATCGTACAAGTTATCGCACCTTATCAAGCCACTAGTTCTGAGCAACTAGATTTACAAAAGGGTCAATTGATAATGATACGCAAGAAAACGGACAGTGGATGGTGGGAAGGAGAGTTACAG GCACGTGGTAAAAAAAGGCAAATCGGTTGGTTCCCAGCGTCTTATGTTAAACCTTTAACTAGTAGTAGCAACCGAAGTACACCTGTTTCTCATGGATATCAAGACTCTCCGACAGATCCAAATGTTG AGCGCGTTATGGCATTATATCCGTATCAAGCCCAGAACGAGGATGAATTAAGCTTCGAAAAAGGTGACGTTATAACGGTAATCGCAAAAGACGAACAACAGTGGTGGAAAGGCGAATTAAATGGAGTGTCAGGCGTTTTCCCCAGTAATTATGTATCTCCCATGT CTAATGAGATGACAACTGATTTACTGATGGCTGGATTGGATCCTATGGAAAGGAAACGGCAAGGATACATCTTAGAGCTTATTTCAACTGAACAAGCATACATAGAAGATATGAGACTTGTTCATGAG GTATTCGAGAAGCCTCTTATTGAAAGTCTAGTATTATCCATGGACGAAGTGgacaaaatatttgttaattGGAGAGATATTATTGCGTGCAACGACAATTTTTTAAG AACATTACGAATACGACGAGATAATAGCGAGGGAGGAATTGTAAGAATGATCGGAGATATCCTATGTGAAAAT ATACCTAGAATGTCAGCGTACATAAGATTCTGCAGCTGCCAGATATCCGCCGCTCTTTACCTTCAGCGTTTAACCGAGACTGTACCTGAATTTGTTAAAGTTGCTCATACTTGTCAACAAGATCCACGCACGAAAGGGATGCCTTTGAGCTCTTTCCTGATAAAACCAATGCAAAGGATAACGAAGTATCCTCTTATTATTAACAAA ATTTTAGAACATACTCCGGTTACTCATCCGGACAGACAAtatcttcaagaagcattggctAAAGCTGAAGAATTTTGTACTCAG GTAAATGAAGGagttagagagaaagagaatagcGATAGATTAGAATGGCTACAAACACATGTAGCTTGTGATGGTCTTGAGGAACAACTTATCTTTAATTCTTTAACCAATTCTTTAGGTCCACGAAAGCTTCTTCATTTTGGTATACTTCATAAG GCGAAAAGCGGAAAGGAACTTGTTGGTTTTCTTACGAACGATTTTTTATTGTTCGCCCAACCAACGGTTACCAAGAAGTTTTTTTCCAGCGGACAACAATTTTCATTTGAGAGAAACGAACACCAGAAGTTCAAGATGTATAGAAAG CCGATATTCTTAAACGAATTGTCTCTCTTAGGAGATTCAGATACAAATGGAAATCTTAATTTAAGTTTTGGCGAGACTGCAGATAATTCAACTAAAATACTCAGGCTAAGAGACCAAAAAAAACCGATTATACTTTTAGCACCTTCTCCAAGTGAATGTTCGCTGTGGGTCAGGAGAATTACGGAAGCAAGAAAAATATTCATGGAGAATGAGAAAACGCGTTTGCAGAGACAAAGATCAA AACAGGCGCAGTTTGGGGCGTGTGGCAGAATTCTTGTTACAGTGTTTGAAGGTTTCAATTTAAAAACGATACCTG GAAAATGCAATACGTTTTGTAAAGTGAGTATGGGCTCACAAGAAGAGAGAACAGGTGTCGTGTCAGGAACAGATTGTCCTCTGTGGGATGCATCGATGCAGTTCCAAGTAAAGGATCTACTTGAGGATACGTTATGCATTACGGTCTTTGATAAAGGCTACTACAGTCCGGATG AATTTCTGGGTCGAGCAGAAATAAGGGTCGCCGACATAATGAGAGATAGTAGAGATTCGTGTGGACCAATACAGAAACGTATTCGACTGCACGAAGTCGAGAAAGGCACTGTTGTGCTGAAATTGGATTTACGGCTGTTTGGTAATCGGTAG
- the Dap160 gene encoding dynamin associated protein 160 isoform X5, translating to MATPQTPGMDPWVIQPRERARYREQFDSLKPINGVVTGEQAKEFLLKSQLPPVILGQIWALSDTDADGKMDINEFSIACKLINLKLRGFEIPKALPPTLVQSLKSLSASDSNLTSLTNGAANTQPQSNVASLVNLSGSSPVPVQPLIGGMPMTGSVPRPLIGPPPANGPLPGHAIRPVSPMTLPASRQSRQNVAATTHATTHTASKPPARPAPPSVGIVPSTSTTTTTTITTTPSGGPPQRPAPPTSIGANFSPATSGPPPKPAPPSFPNSPVAAGISPVKVAPVSATAVPSVQPVQPMTTSAIDILDLEFSGMSVVAPIVPLNTNPTPIAAFGMGQTMPMQPLCTGMVASVTGASTMVPSIAPMPAGTGAVSTPPVVGLPLVSATATSGALVNGVIAQTPVSTSTPLSTTARPPSIDRVGSVDSQHSQHSVGSPQSVEWAVPHQTKLKYTQLFNTWDRTRSGFLSGPQARNIMVQSQLPQQVLAQIWALADLDSDGRLSCDEFVLAMHLCDIAKTGEKIPTALPIELIPPAFRRQRQSSLTLSQTGTENVDPSAGMPQTSFEDKRKENFEKGQAELERRRKALLEIQRKEQEERERKEREEAEKQEKIRLEQERRRQAEIEKQIQRQKEIEQEKEEQRKRVQEQREAARKEMERQRQLEWEKQKSKELQAQRQKEQDILLKLKARNQTLTIELGTLNDKVKELSQKICDTRVGVSGVKTTIDGMRSTRDAQLQEMAALKNKLREQNQRLLALSQEKARIEAKNKLNTAMESAGQEAIKMAFDNKQITLKQMKDKIADLQQQIDAKMADIENNNGQLQDIKTQMENLVTDCKNLYVTFEDKKLKVLELRASGGTVAGTDYTSAWGDSAWNEAPATINESAWPVSDTTTANAVEETTPGVMKYRALYEFVARNQDEISFQPGDIILVPPVQNAEPGWMAGEIRGHTGWFPESYVEPVDVGNANDNAFIQQDSVEKRTLEGIAEVPENVSDAGSLGDEPPPVVPIVPTLGLGVTCDLQVTTLYHYRPTMEQHLPFEKGDIIKVDEQQGDWWYGTSTNGAKGWFPKSYVKEITANQTAIVDGLNEYYVALYPYTSAEAGDLTFNQGEVILVTKKEGDWWTGTIGDRNGIFPANYVEKCDGPDQGISVTTNEPETVTTVTTIADTIMSNHETAATVAQTILQTEKTAEQIEDERAAAEDRAELPDFTAMAAQQRGRKPEIVQVIAPYQATSSEQLDLQKGQLIMIRKKTDSGWWEGELQARGKKRQIGWFPASYVKPLTSSSNRSTPVSHGYQDSPTDPNVERVMALYPYQAQNEDELSFEKGDVITVIAKDEQQWWKGELNGVSGVFPSNYVSPMSNEMTTDLLMAGLDPMERKRQGYILELISTEQAYIEDMRLVHEVFEKPLIESLVLSMDEVDKIFVNWRDIIACNDNFLRTLRIRRDNSEGGIVRMIGDILCENIPRMSAYIRFCSCQISAALYLQRLTETVPEFVKVAHTCQQDPRTKGMPLSSFLIKPMQRITKYPLIINKILEHTPVTHPDRQYLQEALAKAEEFCTQVNEGVREKENSDRLEWLQTHVACDGLEEQLIFNSLTNSLGPRKLLHFGILHKAKSGKELVGFLTNDFLLFAQPTVTKKFFSSGQQFSFERNEHQKFKMYRKPIFLNELSLLGDSDTNGNLNLSFGETADNSTKILRLRDQKKPIILLAPSPSECSLWVRRITEARKIFMENEKTRLQRQRSRKCNTFCKVSMGSQEERTGVVSGTDCPLWDASMQFQVKDLLEDTLCITVFDKGYYSPDEFLGRAEIRVADIMRDSRDSCGPIQKRIRLHEVEKGTVVLKLDLRLFGNR from the exons ATGGCCACCCCTCAAACTCCAG GTATGGATCCTTGGGTAATTCAACCCAGGGAACGTGCGAGATACAGAGAGCAATTTGATTCTCTGAAACCAATCAATGGCGTTGTTACTGGGGAGCAAGCGAAAGAATTTTTACTTAAATCTCAACTTCCACCTGTCATTCTTGGACAAATATG GGCTTTATCGGATACAGATGCAGATGGAAAGATGGACATAAATGAATTTAGTATTGCATGTAAACTAATCAATTTAAAGTTACGTGGTTTCGAGATTCCTAAAGCTTTGCCACCGACTTTAGTGCAGAGTTTAAAGTCACTTTCTGCCA GCGATAGTAATCTTACAAGCTTAACAAACGGAGCTGCAAATACTCAACCTCAGAGTAATGTTGCTTCCTTAGTAAATTTATCTGGTTCGTCACCAGTTCCAGTGCAACCTTTAATTGGTGGAATGCCTATGACTGGATCTGTTCCACGTCCTCTTATAGGTCCTCCACCTGCAAATGGACCACTACCAGGACATGCTATTAGACCTGTTTCACCAATGACTTTACCAG CATCACGACAAAGTAGACAGAATGTGGCTGCCACTACACATGCCACAACTCACACAGCATCAAAGCCACCCGCTCGACCTGCACCACCCTCTGTGG GAATCGTGCCTTCTACAAGTACTACCACTACCACTACCATTACCACTACTCCTAGTGGTGGTCCTCCTCAAAGACCTGCACCACCCACAAGTATTG GAGCAAATTTTTCACCGGCAACCAGTGGTCCACCGCCAAAACCAGCACCGCCTTCTTTTCCCAATAGTCCTGTTGCTGCTGGAATTTCACCAGTGAAAGTTGCACCTGTTTCTGCCACGGCTGTTCCTTCAGTTCAGCCTGTTCAACCAATGACTACATCTGCCATAG ATATACTTGATCTTGAGTTTTCAG GTATGTCTGTGGTAGCACCAATTGTACCATTAAATACAAATCCAACGCCAATTGCTGCGTTTGGTATGGGACAAACAATGCCTATGCAACCATTGTGTACTGGTATGGTTGCTTCGGTAACAGGTGCTTCTACTATGGTACCATCTATTGCACCTATGCCTGCTG GAACTGGGGCAGTATCAACTCCACCAGTAGTAGGTTTACCTTTAGTGTCAGCAACTGCAACAAGTGGTGCTTTAGTAAATGGCGTGATTGCTCAAACACCTGTATCCACAAGCACGCCGTTAAGTACAACAGCGCGTCCACCAAGTATAGATAGGGTGGGCTCGGTTGATTCGCAACATAGTCAGCATTCAGTAGGTTCTCCACAATCTGTAGAATGGGCTGTGCCTCATCAGACAAAATTGAAATATACTCAATTGTTCAATACCTGGGATAGGACACGGTCCGGGTTTCTGTCCGGTCCCCAGGCTAGAAATATTATGGTGCAGTCACAGTTACCACAACAAGTATTGGCTCAGATATG GGCGTTAGCGGATTTGGATTCCGATGGTCGTTTGAGCTGTGACGAATTTGTATTGGCGATGCATTTATGTGACATAGCTAAAACTGGCGAGAAGATACCTACTGCGCTTCCAATTGAACTTATTCCACCAGCTTTCAGACGTCAACGACAGAGTAGTTTAACGCTTTCTCAAACTGGTACGGAAAATGTAGATCCATCAGCTGGTATGCCTCAG ACTTCCTTTGAAGACAAGCGTAAAGAGAACTTTGAAAAGGGGCAAGCGGAATTGGAGCGGAGACGCAAGGCTTTATTAGAAATTCAACGTAAGGAGCAAGAAGAACGTGAacgaaaagaaagagaagaggCGGAGAAACAAGAAAAAATTAG GTTGGAGCAAGAAAGACGCAGACAAGCAGAAATTGAGAAACAAATACAAAGGCAAAAAGAGATTGAACAGGAGAAAGAAGAACAACGAAAGCGCGTTCAGGAACAAAGAGAAGCGGCACGAAA AGAAATGGAAAGGCAACGGCAATTAGAATGGGAAAAACAAAAGTCAAAGGAACTTCAGGCTCAGAGGCAAAAGGAACAGGATATTTTACTTAAATTAAAAGCAAGAAATCAAACATTAACGATTGAATTAGGAACTCTT AACGACAAGGTGAAGGAATTATCACAAAAAATTTGTGACACTCGAGTGGGTGTATCTGGAGTAAAAACAACGATTGATGGAATGCGATCTACGCGTGATGCACAATTACAAGAAATGGCTGCGTTAAAGAACAAACTTCGAGAACAAAACCAAAGATTACTGGCGTTGAGCCAAGAAAAAGCTCGCATCGAAGCAAAGAATAAGCTAAATACAGCTATGGAATCAGCTGGCCAAGAAGCTATAAAAATGGCGTTCGATAATAAGCAAATTACATTGAAACAAATGAAGGATAAAATTGCTGATTTACAACAACAG ATTGATGCTAAGATGGCTGATATAGAAAACAATAATGGTCAACTCCAAGATATTAAAACTCAGATGGAAAATTTAGTGACCGATTGCAAGAATCTTTATGTGACCTTCGAGGATAAAAAATTAAAGGTCTTGGAACTTCGAGCAAGTGGTGGTACTGTTGCTGGTACAGATTACACTTCTGCATGGGGCGACAGTGCGTGGAATGAGGCTCCAGCAACGATTAACGAGTCTGCTTGGCCTGTCAGTGATACTACCACAGCTAACGCTGTAGAAGAAACCACTCCGGGAGTCATGAAATACAGAGCCTTATATGAATTTGTAGCTAGAAatcaagatgagatatcgtTTCAACCAGGCGATATTATCTTG GTACCACCCGTCCAAAACGCAGAACCAGGATGGATGGCTGGCGAAATTCGCGGTCACACTGGTTGGTTCCCCGAATCTTATGTAGAACCAGTGGATGTTGGAAACGCGAATGATAATGCTTTTATACAACAGGACAGCGTGGAGAAGAGAACGTTAGA GGGAATTGCTGAGGTTCCTGAAAATGTATCTGACGCAGGATCGCTGGGTGATGAACCGCCTCCTGTCGTACCTATCGTACCCACCCTTGGGTTAGGTGTAACTTGTGATTTACAAGTAACAACTTTGTACCATTATCGTCCTACGATGGAGCAACACCTTCCTTTCGAAAAGGGTGATATTATTAAAGTCGATGAGCAACAA GGTGATTGGTGGTACGGCACGTCCACCAATGGAGCCAAGGGTTGGTTTCCCAAATCTTATGTAAAAGAAATTACTGCCAATCAAACCGCAATTGTCGATGGTCTCAACGAATACTATGTAGCTTTGTATCCGTATACCTCTGCCGAAGCTGGAGACTTAACTTTTAATCAAGGCGAAGTTATATTAGTCACGAAGAAGGAGGGCGATTGGTGGACGGGTACTATAGGAGATAGGAACGGAATTTTCCCTGCCAATTATGTAGAGAAATGTGATGGTCCAGATCAG GGTATCTCTGTAACTACTAACGAGCCTGAAACAGTCACAACTGTTACAACGATTGCGGATACAATCATGAGTAATCATGAAACAGCTGCCACAGTTGCCCAGACTATCTTG CAAACAGAGAAAACTGCTGAACAGATCGAAGATGAAAGAGCAGCCGCGGAGGATAGAGCAGAATTGCCAGATTTTACCGCAATGGCTGCCCAGCAG AGAGGTAGAAAACCTGAAATCGTACAAGTTATCGCACCTTATCAAGCCACTAGTTCTGAGCAACTAGATTTACAAAAGGGTCAATTGATAATGATACGCAAGAAAACGGACAGTGGATGGTGGGAAGGAGAGTTACAG GCACGTGGTAAAAAAAGGCAAATCGGTTGGTTCCCAGCGTCTTATGTTAAACCTTTAACTAGTAGTAGCAACCGAAGTACACCTGTTTCTCATGGATATCAAGACTCTCCGACAGATCCAAATGTTG AGCGCGTTATGGCATTATATCCGTATCAAGCCCAGAACGAGGATGAATTAAGCTTCGAAAAAGGTGACGTTATAACGGTAATCGCAAAAGACGAACAACAGTGGTGGAAAGGCGAATTAAATGGAGTGTCAGGCGTTTTCCCCAGTAATTATGTATCTCCCATGT CTAATGAGATGACAACTGATTTACTGATGGCTGGATTGGATCCTATGGAAAGGAAACGGCAAGGATACATCTTAGAGCTTATTTCAACTGAACAAGCATACATAGAAGATATGAGACTTGTTCATGAG GTATTCGAGAAGCCTCTTATTGAAAGTCTAGTATTATCCATGGACGAAGTGgacaaaatatttgttaattGGAGAGATATTATTGCGTGCAACGACAATTTTTTAAG AACATTACGAATACGACGAGATAATAGCGAGGGAGGAATTGTAAGAATGATCGGAGATATCCTATGTGAAAAT ATACCTAGAATGTCAGCGTACATAAGATTCTGCAGCTGCCAGATATCCGCCGCTCTTTACCTTCAGCGTTTAACCGAGACTGTACCTGAATTTGTTAAAGTTGCTCATACTTGTCAACAAGATCCACGCACGAAAGGGATGCCTTTGAGCTCTTTCCTGATAAAACCAATGCAAAGGATAACGAAGTATCCTCTTATTATTAACAAA ATTTTAGAACATACTCCGGTTACTCATCCGGACAGACAAtatcttcaagaagcattggctAAAGCTGAAGAATTTTGTACTCAG GTAAATGAAGGagttagagagaaagagaatagcGATAGATTAGAATGGCTACAAACACATGTAGCTTGTGATGGTCTTGAGGAACAACTTATCTTTAATTCTTTAACCAATTCTTTAGGTCCACGAAAGCTTCTTCATTTTGGTATACTTCATAAG GCGAAAAGCGGAAAGGAACTTGTTGGTTTTCTTACGAACGATTTTTTATTGTTCGCCCAACCAACGGTTACCAAGAAGTTTTTTTCCAGCGGACAACAATTTTCATTTGAGAGAAACGAACACCAGAAGTTCAAGATGTATAGAAAG CCGATATTCTTAAACGAATTGTCTCTCTTAGGAGATTCAGATACAAATGGAAATCTTAATTTAAGTTTTGGCGAGACTGCAGATAATTCAACTAAAATACTCAGGCTAAGAGACCAAAAAAAACCGATTATACTTTTAGCACCTTCTCCAAGTGAATGTTCGCTGTGGGTCAGGAGAATTACGGAAGCAAGAAAAATATTCATGGAGAATGAGAAAACGCGTTTGCAGAGACAAAGATCAA GAAAATGCAATACGTTTTGTAAAGTGAGTATGGGCTCACAAGAAGAGAGAACAGGTGTCGTGTCAGGAACAGATTGTCCTCTGTGGGATGCATCGATGCAGTTCCAAGTAAAGGATCTACTTGAGGATACGTTATGCATTACGGTCTTTGATAAAGGCTACTACAGTCCGGATG AATTTCTGGGTCGAGCAGAAATAAGGGTCGCCGACATAATGAGAGATAGTAGAGATTCGTGTGGACCAATACAGAAACGTATTCGACTGCACGAAGTCGAGAAAGGCACTGTTGTGCTGAAATTGGATTTACGGCTGTTTGGTAATCGGTAG